A stretch of the Saccharolobus caldissimus genome encodes the following:
- the priL gene encoding DNA primase regulatory subunit PriL yields the protein MVLDVKKYPFIKSLEEELKKYGGGITLTDLLLSNSIYLELAKDRIQKVRNNEELPSYTIYSEPVLVFYTTLLTLAVINNSEFNKRYSYFESKQFRKILQNENDDNLLEILKFLNIKVNRCNEIKIHVEKKRLIHKEYCINFIDYLKYSKNMGENWRLSKQILVKGNVYLDKNQLVELAAESIRLKILNMIKPLNIKEIPEKLKNLIEKGRTIPPCIQNILSKDNLNEEEIRVLVVFYINIGKNLNNISNILKKWNVPNIVDLYNKYKGDKDTKYIVYSCERMKKLNMCVSNCNVTNPLQLYFLKAE from the coding sequence ATGGTATTAGACGTTAAGAAATACCCCTTTATCAAGAGCCTAGAGGAGGAATTGAAAAAATACGGAGGAGGAATTACGCTAACCGATCTATTATTATCTAATAGCATATATTTGGAGTTAGCTAAGGATAGGATACAAAAGGTTAGAAATAACGAAGAACTTCCTTCTTATACAATATACTCTGAACCAGTACTAGTTTTTTATACTACTCTACTTACACTGGCTGTAATAAATAATTCTGAATTCAATAAAAGGTATTCTTATTTCGAATCTAAACAATTCAGAAAGATTCTTCAAAATGAAAATGATGACAATTTATTAGAAATATTAAAATTTCTAAATATTAAAGTTAATAGGTGTAACGAAATAAAAATACATGTTGAAAAAAAGAGACTAATACATAAAGAATATTGTATAAATTTTATAGATTATCTGAAATATTCAAAAAATATGGGTGAAAATTGGAGATTAAGCAAACAAATCCTAGTTAAAGGCAATGTGTATTTAGATAAAAACCAATTAGTAGAATTAGCTGCAGAAAGTATAAGGTTAAAAATACTGAATATGATCAAACCATTAAATATAAAGGAAATCCCAGAAAAATTGAAAAATCTAATAGAAAAAGGAAGAACAATCCCCCCATGTATTCAGAATATTTTATCTAAAGACAATCTTAATGAGGAGGAGATTAGAGTACTAGTAGTCTTCTATATAAATATAGGTAAAAATTTAAATAATATATCTAACATATTAAAGAAATGGAATGTACCAAATATAGTAGATTTATATAATAAATATAAAGGAGATAAGGATACAAAATATATAGTATATTCTTGTGAAAGAATGAAGAAATTGAATATGTGTGTGAGTAATTGTAATGTAACAAATCCCCTACAACTCTATTTTCTTAAAGCTGAGTAA
- the pgsA gene encoding archaetidylinositol phosphate synthase, producing the protein MITKIRRQSKRILTPIAKFLAKLHITPNYITLFGLIFSLLYFFEMMLSNLIFSIIFLIISALMDALDGEVARILNKSSNLGSFLDSTLDRVEDTLYISSFIFINFPSVLVVLSVGFSLIISYIRAKADALGLKMEGRGIIERGERIIFVFIILLVYIIFSKEVSLYIFYLFLVLTLITVIQRFYVVYSALRK; encoded by the coding sequence ATGATAACTAAAATAAGAAGGCAAAGTAAGAGGATTTTAACACCGATAGCAAAATTTTTGGCAAAACTTCACATAACGCCAAATTATATTACATTATTTGGTCTGATATTTTCACTATTATATTTCTTTGAAATGATGCTAAGTAATCTCATATTTAGCATAATATTCCTAATAATTTCAGCTTTAATGGACGCTTTAGACGGTGAAGTCGCCAGAATATTGAATAAGTCATCAAATTTAGGAAGTTTTCTCGATTCTACCTTAGATAGAGTAGAAGATACATTATATATTTCTAGTTTTATTTTCATAAATTTTCCTTCAGTATTAGTTGTATTAAGTGTAGGTTTTTCATTAATCATTTCATACATTAGAGCTAAGGCTGATGCGTTGGGACTTAAAATGGAGGGAAGGGGAATAATTGAAAGAGGTGAAAGAATAATATTTGTGTTTATAATACTTTTAGTTTACATAATATTTAGTAAGGAAGTATCATTATACATATTTTACTTATTTTTAGTATTAACGCTAATTACTGTAATTCAGAGATTTTATGTAGTTTACTCAGCTTTAAGAAAATAG
- a CDS encoding protein-lysine N-methyltransferase → MSYVPHVPYVPTPEKVVRKMLELAKVGPDDVVYDLGCGDGRIIISAVKDFSAKKAVGIEINDERIREALSNIEKNGVVGRATVIKGNFFEVDISEATVVTMFLLTNVNEMLKPKLEKELKPGTRVVSHEFEMRGWIPKEVIKVEDGNMNHTVYLYIIGEHK, encoded by the coding sequence TTGAGTTACGTTCCACATGTTCCTTATGTTCCTACGCCAGAAAAAGTAGTGAGAAAAATGTTAGAGTTGGCTAAAGTTGGGCCTGATGATGTCGTTTACGATTTAGGTTGTGGTGATGGAAGGATAATAATATCAGCAGTTAAGGATTTTAGTGCGAAAAAAGCGGTTGGTATTGAAATAAATGACGAAAGAATAAGGGAAGCATTATCTAATATCGAAAAAAATGGTGTAGTTGGAAGAGCTACAGTAATAAAGGGAAACTTTTTCGAAGTTGACATATCAGAAGCTACAGTAGTTACAATGTTCCTTTTAACAAATGTAAATGAAATGCTTAAACCAAAGTTAGAGAAAGAATTAAAGCCTGGAACTAGAGTTGTCTCTCATGAATTCGAGATGAGGGGGTGGATACCAAAGGAGGTTATTAAAGTTGAGGATGGTAATATGAATCATACTGTATACCTTTATATTATTGGTGAACATAAATGA
- a CDS encoding DUF2286 domain-containing protein yields the protein MKILIIKSENGKITSEKVMDGEIGKVLREVAKEALEEWNELTSDFIIMHDMEEVRIPLPLKPDLYESIKNFLVGKDKKEAIAKIPVYVISYENEWKESDFQDKKVYVVSYYINDEIKKNIIEDATQITSEHKELEEGEEEEE from the coding sequence ATGAAAATTCTAATAATAAAAAGCGAGAACGGAAAGATTACTTCAGAAAAAGTAATGGATGGAGAAATAGGAAAGGTATTAAGGGAAGTAGCTAAAGAAGCCTTAGAAGAATGGAACGAGTTAACATCTGATTTTATAATTATGCATGACATGGAGGAAGTAAGAATTCCTTTACCTTTAAAACCAGACTTATACGAATCTATAAAGAACTTTTTAGTAGGCAAAGATAAGAAAGAAGCTATAGCAAAAATTCCAGTTTACGTTATAAGTTACGAAAATGAGTGGAAAGAGAGTGATTTCCAGGATAAAAAAGTATATGTAGTATCATATTACATAAATGACGAAATAAAAAAGAATATAATTGAAGATGCCACACAAATAACTAGTGAACATAAGGAATTAGAAGAAGGAGAAGAGGAGGAAGAATAA
- a CDS encoding DNA-directed DNA polymerase I, whose translation MAKQLTLFDIPEAKPSKDHEKVENKQILESALEGKKAMRREWLAEAQEGRIYYLLQVDYDGKKGKAVCKLFDKETQKVYILYDNTGHKSYFLVDIEPDKVSKIPKIIRDPSFDHIETVTKIDPYTWNKIKLTKIVVKDPLAVRRLRNAVPKAYEAHIKYYNNYIYDMELIPGMPYIVKNGKLESVSLTMDQKDIEEIKKAFSDSDEMTRQMALEWLPIFETEVPNIKRVAIDIEVYTPIKGRIPDPEKAEFPIISIALAGSDGLKKVLVLNREDVGEGSGNINGISIERFNSEYELLNRFFEIVLNYPMIVTFNGDDFDLPYIYYRALKLGFFPEEIPLDVSSDEARYLAGFHIDLYKFFFNKAVRNYAFEGKYSEYNLDAVAKALLGVSKVKIDTLISFLDIEKLIEYNFRDAEITLQLTTFGNELTMKLIILFSRISRLGIEELTRTEISTWIKNLYYWEHRKRNWLIPLKEEILARASKIKTAALIKGKGYKGAVVIDPPAGIFFNIVVLDFASLYPSIIRTWNLSYETVDIENCKKRFEVKDETGETLHTVCMDRPGITAVITGLLRDFRVKIYKKKSKSANISEEQKILYDVVQRAMKVFINATYGVFGAENFPLYAPAVAESVTALGRYVITSTVKKAREEGLTVLYGDTDSLFLLNPSKENLENIIKWVKSNFNLDLEVDKSYKFVAFSGLKKNYFGVYPDGKVEIKGMLVKKRNTPEFLKKVFNDVKDLMVSINSPDDVRKIKGEIVKKIKESYEKLKNKGYNLDELAFKVMLSKPLDAYTKNTPQHVKAALQLRPYGINVLPRDVIYFVKVRSKDGVKPVQLAKVTEIDVEKYLEAVRSTFEQILKAFGVSWDEIAATISIDSFFSFGKGS comes from the coding sequence ATGGCTAAGCAACTTACTCTTTTTGACATACCAGAGGCTAAGCCCAGTAAAGATCATGAAAAAGTTGAGAATAAGCAAATTCTTGAAAGCGCGTTAGAGGGTAAAAAGGCAATGAGAAGGGAATGGCTAGCTGAAGCTCAGGAGGGTAGGATATACTATTTGCTGCAAGTTGATTATGATGGAAAGAAAGGTAAAGCTGTGTGTAAGTTATTCGATAAGGAAACACAGAAGGTTTATATTTTGTACGATAACACTGGTCATAAGTCTTATTTCTTGGTTGATATCGAACCAGATAAGGTAAGCAAGATACCTAAAATAATTAGGGATCCATCATTTGATCATATAGAAACTGTAACCAAAATTGATCCATATACCTGGAATAAAATAAAATTGACTAAAATTGTAGTTAAGGATCCATTAGCAGTAAGAAGGTTAAGGAATGCCGTGCCAAAGGCTTATGAGGCTCATATAAAGTATTATAACAATTATATTTATGATATGGAGTTAATCCCTGGAATGCCCTATATTGTAAAAAATGGCAAGTTAGAAAGTGTGTCTTTAACTATGGATCAGAAGGACATAGAGGAGATTAAAAAGGCTTTTTCAGACTCGGACGAAATGACTAGACAGATGGCTTTAGAGTGGCTTCCGATATTTGAAACCGAAGTTCCTAATATTAAAAGGGTTGCAATTGATATAGAAGTATACACTCCTATAAAGGGCAGAATTCCTGATCCCGAGAAAGCAGAGTTTCCAATAATAAGTATTGCCTTAGCTGGTAGTGATGGATTAAAGAAAGTATTAGTTCTAAATAGGGAGGATGTAGGGGAAGGTAGTGGAAATATCAATGGGATATCCATAGAGAGATTTAATTCGGAATACGAATTATTAAATAGGTTCTTTGAGATAGTCCTCAATTATCCCATGATTGTAACGTTTAACGGAGACGACTTTGATTTACCTTACATTTATTATAGAGCGTTAAAATTGGGCTTTTTCCCCGAGGAGATCCCTTTAGATGTAAGCTCTGATGAGGCAAGATATCTAGCTGGTTTTCATATAGATTTGTATAAGTTTTTCTTTAATAAGGCTGTGAGAAATTATGCTTTTGAAGGCAAGTATAGTGAGTATAATTTAGACGCTGTAGCAAAGGCACTTTTAGGCGTATCTAAGGTGAAAATTGATACTCTAATATCTTTTCTCGATATCGAAAAATTAATAGAGTATAACTTTAGAGATGCAGAAATAACTTTACAGCTTACTACTTTTGGAAATGAGCTAACAATGAAATTAATAATATTATTTTCTAGGATATCAAGGTTAGGGATTGAAGAGCTAACGAGGACTGAAATCTCTACGTGGATTAAGAATTTATATTATTGGGAGCATAGAAAGAGAAATTGGCTAATACCATTAAAAGAGGAGATACTTGCAAGAGCTTCTAAAATTAAGACTGCCGCTTTAATAAAGGGTAAGGGATATAAGGGAGCCGTTGTTATAGATCCGCCTGCTGGTATTTTCTTTAATATTGTTGTTTTAGATTTTGCATCACTGTATCCATCAATAATTAGAACGTGGAATCTAAGTTATGAGACAGTCGACATTGAGAATTGTAAGAAGAGATTTGAAGTTAAAGATGAGACTGGTGAAACACTACATACTGTTTGCATGGATAGACCAGGAATAACAGCCGTAATTACTGGATTATTAAGGGATTTCAGAGTAAAGATCTATAAGAAGAAGTCTAAAAGTGCTAATATAAGTGAAGAGCAAAAAATATTGTACGATGTAGTTCAGAGGGCTATGAAAGTATTTATAAATGCTACGTATGGAGTGTTTGGAGCGGAGAACTTCCCGTTATATGCTCCTGCAGTTGCTGAAAGTGTTACAGCATTAGGTAGATACGTAATTACTAGTACTGTTAAAAAGGCTAGGGAAGAAGGATTAACTGTTTTATACGGTGATACAGATTCTCTATTCCTCCTTAACCCTTCAAAAGAAAATCTTGAAAATATAATAAAATGGGTAAAATCTAACTTCAATTTAGATTTGGAAGTGGATAAAAGCTACAAATTTGTCGCTTTTTCCGGTTTAAAGAAAAACTACTTTGGTGTTTACCCAGATGGTAAAGTAGAAATAAAGGGCATGCTAGTTAAGAAGAGAAATACGCCAGAATTTCTAAAGAAAGTATTTAATGATGTTAAAGATTTGATGGTCTCGATAAATTCTCCAGATGATGTTAGAAAAATTAAGGGAGAGATAGTTAAGAAGATTAAAGAATCTTATGAGAAGTTGAAGAATAAGGGATATAACCTAGATGAATTAGCCTTTAAGGTAATGTTATCTAAGCCGTTAGATGCATATACTAAAAACACCCCTCAGCATGTTAAAGCGGCACTTCAACTGAGGCCTTATGGTATAAATGTATTACCAAGGGATGTGATTTACTTTGTAAAGGTTAGGTCAAAAGATGGGGTAAAGCCTGTTCAACTAGCTAAGGTCACCGAAATAGACGTTGAGAAGTATTTAGAAGCAGTAAGGAGTACATTTGAGCAGATACTTAAGGCATTCGGAGTCTCATGGGATGAAATTGCAGCTACGATATCGATAGATTCATTCTTCTCCTTTGGAAAAGGAAGTTAA